A single window of Synechococcus sp. C9 DNA harbors:
- the rpoB gene encoding DNA-directed RNA polymerase subunit beta — protein MSQYDTSFLLPDLIEIQRSSFRWFLEEGLIEELKNFSPITDYTGKIELHFLGEQYKLKRPKYDVEEAKRRDASYAVQVYVPAQLMNKETGEIITQEVFIGDLPLMTDRGTFIINGAERVIVNQIVRSPGIYYKEDKDKNNRRTYSASLIPSRGAWLKFETDKNDLVWVRIDKTRKLSLLVLLKAMGLSDNEIFDSLRYPDYLHKTAEKEGNPTEEEALLELYRKLRPGEPPTVGGGEQLLHSRFFDPKRYDLGKVGRHKLNKKLELAVPEEIRVLTRDDILKAVNYLINLEHGTGEVDDIDHLGNRRVRSVGELLQNQVRVGLNRLERIIKDRMTSAEAERLTPVNLVNPKPLVAAIKEFFGSSQLSQFMDQTNPLAELTHKRRISALGPGGLSRERAGFAVRDIHPSHYGRICPIETPEGPNAGLIGSLATYARVNQYGFIETPFYRVDHGRIRRDLPPVYMTADQEDERRVAPGDIRADEQGNILEPLVTVRYNRAVTQCERQEVEFVAVSPVQVVSVATSMIPFLEHDDANRALMGSNMQRQAVPLLRPQRPLVGTGLEAQAARDSGMVAVSRTDGEVTYVDASRIVVRSTQGMEITYPLQKYQRSNQDTCINQRPLVYVGDEVQRGQVLADGSATEGGELALGRNVLVAYMPWEGYNYEDAILISERLVSEDVYTTIHVEKYEIEARQTKLGPEEITREIPNVGEDALSQLDENGIIRVGAWVEAGDILVGKVTPKGESDQPPEEKLLRAIFGEKARDVRDNSLRVPNGEKGRVVDVRVFNKDYKDELPPGVNMVVRVYVAQKRKIQVGDKMAGRHGNKGIISRILARQDMPYLPDGTPIDIVLNPLGVPSRMNVGQVFECLLGLAGLHLGKRFKLIPFDEMYGPEASKKLVHSKLQEAARKTGKSWLFNPEHPGKVILTDGRTGEPFDRPVTVGCAYMLKLVHLVDDKIHARSTGPYSLVTQQPLGGKAQQGGQRFGEMEVWALEAFGVAHILQELLTVKSDDTRGRNEALNAIVKGRPIPEPGTPESFKVLMRELQSLCIDIAAYKNKEDEVTGETTVVEVDLMTDPAGARRVPPRPTAYESLGRDDDED, from the coding sequence TTTTGGGGGAACAATATAAACTCAAGCGCCCCAAATATGATGTGGAGGAGGCGAAGCGGCGGGATGCGTCCTATGCGGTGCAGGTGTATGTCCCGGCGCAATTGATGAATAAGGAAACCGGGGAAATTATTACCCAGGAGGTGTTCATCGGCGACCTGCCTTTGATGACCGACCGGGGGACCTTTATTATCAACGGGGCGGAGCGGGTGATTGTGAACCAAATTGTCCGCAGTCCGGGGATTTATTACAAAGAAGACAAGGACAAAAACAACCGCCGTACCTACAGTGCCAGTTTGATTCCCAGCCGGGGGGCGTGGCTGAAATTTGAGACGGATAAAAATGATTTGGTGTGGGTGCGGATTGACAAAACCCGCAAGCTCTCCCTGCTGGTGCTGTTGAAGGCGATGGGGTTATCGGATAACGAAATTTTTGACAGTTTGCGCTACCCGGATTACCTGCACAAAACGGCGGAAAAAGAGGGGAATCCCACGGAAGAGGAAGCCCTGTTGGAACTGTACCGGAAACTGCGCCCGGGGGAACCGCCGACGGTGGGCGGGGGGGAACAACTCCTGCATTCCCGGTTTTTTGACCCGAAGCGTTACGACCTGGGCAAGGTGGGGCGGCACAAGCTGAATAAAAAGTTGGAACTGGCGGTGCCGGAGGAAATTCGGGTGTTGACCCGGGATGACATCCTCAAGGCGGTGAATTATTTGATCAATTTGGAGCATGGCACCGGGGAGGTGGACGACATTGACCACCTGGGCAACCGCAGGGTGCGCTCGGTGGGGGAATTGTTGCAGAATCAGGTGCGGGTAGGGTTGAACCGCCTGGAACGGATTATCAAAGACCGGATGACCAGTGCGGAGGCGGAGCGGCTGACCCCGGTGAATCTGGTGAATCCCAAGCCGTTGGTGGCGGCGATCAAGGAGTTTTTTGGCTCCAGCCAGTTGTCCCAGTTCATGGACCAGACCAATCCCCTGGCGGAGTTGACCCACAAGCGCCGGATCAGTGCCCTGGGGCCGGGGGGGTTGAGCCGGGAGCGGGCGGGGTTTGCGGTGCGGGACATTCACCCGTCCCACTACGGACGCATCTGCCCGATTGAGACCCCGGAAGGGCCGAATGCGGGGTTGATTGGCTCCCTGGCGACCTATGCCCGGGTGAACCAGTACGGTTTTATTGAAACCCCCTTTTACCGGGTGGATCACGGCAGGATTCGCCGGGACTTGCCGCCGGTGTACATGACGGCAGACCAGGAGGACGAACGGCGGGTGGCGCCGGGGGACATTCGGGCGGATGAGCAGGGGAATATTTTGGAACCGCTGGTGACGGTGCGCTACAACCGAGCCGTGACCCAGTGCGAGCGGCAGGAGGTGGAATTTGTGGCGGTGTCCCCGGTGCAGGTGGTGTCGGTGGCAACCTCGATGATTCCCTTTTTGGAGCATGACGATGCCAACCGGGCGTTGATGGGTTCCAATATGCAGCGGCAGGCGGTGCCCCTTTTGCGTCCCCAGCGTCCGTTGGTGGGTACCGGGTTGGAAGCCCAGGCGGCGCGGGATTCGGGGATGGTGGCGGTGAGCCGCACGGATGGGGAAGTGACCTATGTGGATGCCAGCCGGATTGTCGTCCGTAGTACCCAGGGGATGGAAATCACTTACCCGTTGCAGAAGTACCAGCGTTCCAACCAGGACACCTGCATCAACCAACGCCCTCTGGTCTATGTGGGGGATGAGGTACAGCGGGGGCAGGTCTTGGCGGACGGGTCAGCCACCGAGGGGGGGGAATTGGCTCTGGGGCGGAACGTGCTCGTCGCCTATATGCCCTGGGAGGGGTACAACTACGAGGATGCGATTCTCATCTCCGAGCGGTTGGTGTCCGAGGATGTCTATACCACCATCCACGTGGAGAAGTACGAGATTGAAGCCCGCCAGACCAAACTCGGTCCGGAGGAAATCACCCGGGAAATTCCCAACGTGGGGGAGGATGCCCTGTCCCAGTTAGACGAAAACGGCATTATTCGGGTGGGTGCCTGGGTGGAAGCCGGAGACATTTTGGTGGGCAAGGTCACCCCCAAGGGGGAATCGGACCAGCCCCCGGAGGAAAAGCTCCTGCGGGCGATTTTTGGGGAAAAAGCCCGGGACGTGCGGGACAATTCCCTGCGGGTGCCCAACGGGGAAAAGGGGCGGGTGGTGGACGTGCGGGTCTTCAACAAGGACTACAAGGACGAACTGCCCCCCGGGGTGAACATGGTGGTGCGGGTCTATGTGGCCCAGAAACGCAAGATTCAGGTGGGGGACAAAATGGCCGGTCGCCACGGCAACAAGGGAATCATTTCCCGGATTTTAGCCCGCCAGGATATGCCCTATTTGCCCGATGGCACGCCCATTGATATTGTTTTGAACCCCCTGGGGGTGCCCTCGCGGATGAACGTGGGGCAGGTGTTTGAATGCCTGTTGGGGCTGGCCGGGTTGCACCTGGGCAAACGGTTTAAGCTGATTCCCTTTGATGAGATGTACGGCCCGGAAGCCTCGAAAAAGCTGGTACATAGCAAGTTGCAGGAAGCCGCCCGCAAAACCGGCAAATCCTGGCTGTTCAACCCGGAGCATCCCGGCAAGGTGATTTTGACCGATGGGCGCACCGGCGAACCCTTTGACCGGCCCGTGACCGTGGGCTGTGCCTATATGTTGAAACTGGTGCATTTGGTGGACGACAAAATCCACGCCCGTTCCACCGGCCCCTACTCCCTGGTTACCCAGCAACCCCTGGGAGGGAAAGCCCAGCAGGGGGGGCAACGGTTTGGGGAAATGGAGGTGTGGGCCCTGGAAGCCTTTGGGGTGGCGCACATTTTGCAGGAACTGCTCACGGTCAAATCCGACGACACCCGGGGGCGCAACGAAGCCCTGAATGCCATCGTCAAAGGGCGGCCCATCCCCGAACCCGGCACCCCGGAGTCCTTCAAGGTGTTGATGCGGGAATTGCAATCCCTGTGTATTGACATCGCCGCCTACAAAAACAAGGAGGACGAGGTCACCGGGGAAACCACCGTCGTGGAAGTGGACTTGATGACCGACCCCGCCGGGGCCCGGCGGGTGCCCCCCCGACCCACCGCCTACGAATCCCTGGGGCGGGATGACGATGAGGACTAG
- a CDS encoding DNA-directed RNA polymerase subunit gamma has product MTRTDSGSFDFVKIRIASPERIRQWGERTLPNGQVVGEVTKPETINYRTLKPEMDGLFCERIFGPVKDWECHCGKYKRVRYRGIVCERCGVEVTESRVRRHRMGYIKLAAPVTHVWYLKGIPSYIAILLDMPLRDVEQVVYFNAYVVLNPGNAENLSYKQLLTEDQRMEIEDELYREDTHLSGVEIGFGAEAIKQLLQDLDKEQDGRRGLEIEAENLRQEIATAKGQRKPKLIKRLRVIDSFIATGAKPEWMVLDVIPVIPPELRPMVQLDGGRFATSDLNDLYRRVINRNNRLARLQEILAPEIIVRNEKRMLQEAVDALIDNGRRGRTVAGPNNRPLKSLSDIIEGKQGRFRQNLLGKRVDYSGRSVIVVGPKLKLYQCGLPREMAIELFQPFVIHRLIHLGIVNNIKAAKKKIQREDPDVWDILQEVIQGHPILLNRAPTLHRLGIQAFEPILVEGRAIQLHPLVCPAFNADFDGDQMAVHVPLSLEAQAEARILMLAAGNLLSPATGQPIIAPSQDMVLGAYYLTAENPAPQKGQGRHFANMNDVILAYEQKQVDLHAWIWLRYDGEVEVEPADRKKGIGEETLLRTETQTRSDGLTETLEVYGQKRRGDRIQETRKIRSTSQGYRVQYICTTPGRVIFNKTIQDALVTG; this is encoded by the coding sequence ATGACCCGGACTGATTCAGGTAGTTTTGATTTTGTCAAAATCCGTATTGCCTCCCCGGAGCGCATCCGCCAGTGGGGGGAACGCACCCTTCCCAACGGGCAGGTGGTGGGGGAAGTCACCAAGCCGGAAACCATCAACTACCGCACCCTCAAGCCGGAGATGGACGGGCTGTTTTGCGAGCGGATTTTCGGGCCGGTCAAGGACTGGGAATGCCACTGCGGCAAGTACAAACGGGTGCGCTATCGGGGCATTGTCTGCGAACGGTGTGGGGTGGAGGTGACCGAATCCCGGGTGCGTCGCCACCGCATGGGCTATATCAAACTCGCCGCCCCCGTCACCCACGTCTGGTATCTGAAGGGGATTCCCAGTTACATTGCCATCCTGCTGGATATGCCCCTGCGGGATGTGGAGCAGGTGGTGTATTTCAACGCCTACGTGGTCTTAAACCCCGGCAACGCCGAAAACCTCAGCTACAAGCAACTCCTCACCGAAGACCAGCGCATGGAGATTGAGGACGAACTGTACCGGGAGGATACCCACCTGAGCGGGGTGGAAATCGGGTTTGGGGCCGAGGCGATCAAGCAGTTGCTCCAGGACCTGGACAAGGAACAGGACGGTCGCCGGGGTTTGGAAATCGAAGCGGAAAACCTGCGCCAGGAGATTGCCACCGCCAAGGGGCAACGGAAACCCAAGCTGATCAAACGCCTGCGGGTGATTGACAGTTTCATCGCCACGGGAGCCAAACCGGAGTGGATGGTCTTGGACGTGATCCCGGTGATTCCGCCGGAATTGCGCCCGATGGTGCAGTTGGACGGGGGGCGGTTTGCCACCTCGGATTTGAATGACCTGTACCGGCGGGTGATCAACCGCAACAATCGCCTGGCCCGTTTGCAGGAAATCCTGGCCCCGGAAATTATCGTCCGCAACGAAAAACGGATGCTCCAGGAGGCGGTGGATGCCCTGATTGACAATGGCCGCCGGGGGCGCACCGTGGCTGGCCCCAACAACCGCCCTTTGAAATCCCTTTCGGACATCATCGAGGGCAAACAGGGTCGGTTCCGGCAGAACTTGCTCGGGAAACGGGTGGACTACTCCGGGCGTTCCGTGATCGTGGTGGGGCCGAAGCTGAAACTCTACCAGTGCGGTTTGCCCCGGGAGATGGCGATTGAACTGTTCCAGCCCTTTGTGATCCACCGGTTGATCCACTTGGGCATAGTCAATAATATCAAGGCCGCCAAGAAAAAAATCCAACGGGAGGACCCGGACGTGTGGGACATCCTCCAGGAGGTGATCCAAGGGCATCCGATTCTGCTCAACCGGGCCCCCACCCTGCACCGCTTGGGGATTCAAGCCTTTGAGCCAATTTTGGTGGAGGGGCGGGCGATCCAACTGCATCCCCTGGTGTGCCCCGCCTTTAACGCCGACTTTGACGGGGATCAGATGGCGGTACACGTGCCCCTGTCCTTGGAAGCCCAGGCGGAAGCCCGGATTCTCATGCTCGCCGCCGGGAATTTGCTCTCCCCCGCCACCGGCCAGCCGATTATTGCCCCGAGTCAGGACATGGTGCTGGGGGCCTACTATCTCACCGCCGAAAATCCCGCCCCCCAAAAGGGGCAAGGCCGGCACTTTGCCAACATGAACGATGTGATTTTGGCCTATGAGCAAAAACAGGTGGATTTGCACGCCTGGATTTGGTTGCGTTACGACGGGGAGGTGGAAGTGGAACCCGCTGACCGCAAAAAAGGCATTGGCGAAGAAACCCTCCTGCGGACCGAAACCCAGACCCGCAGTGATGGACTGACCGAGACCCTGGAGGTGTACGGGCAAAAACGCCGGGGCGACCGCATCCAGGAAACCCGGAAAATTCGCAGTACCAGTCAGGGCTATCGGGTGCAGTACATTTGCACGACTCCTGGCCGGGTGATTTTCAACAAAACCATTCAGGATGCCCTTGTTACTGGTTAA
- a CDS encoding DNA-directed RNA polymerase subunit beta' encodes MNQPAPRPLFRNKVIGKGQLKELIGWAFSRYGTARTAQMADCIKSMGFRYATQAGVSISIDDLRVPPSKPELLQQAEETIQATKERYDRGEITKVEQFQKVIDTWNATSETLKDDMMRNFEQTDPLNPVYMMATSGARGNVSQVRQLVGMRGLMADPNGEIIEQPIKANFREGLTVTDYIISSYGARKGLVDTALRTADSGYLTRRLVDVAQDMIIRETDCGTQKGVMLRTLQVGERQIPLRERLVGRVAARDVLHPQTQAVLVARNQCIDHELAKAIVKAGVTEVMVRSPLTCEASHSICQHCYGWSLAHGQLVDLGEAVGIIAAQSIGEPGTQLTMRTFHTGGVFTGDVAELTRAPFAGVVELGNEVPTRAHRTRHGEDALVAEGDMVLRLVGETETREFTLAKGSILLVQPGAQVRPGQVLAEKPTTGHTRRTTEKATRDVSTDIPGEVYCADLQVEEKQDRSAGSDGQSATIRSTQRAGLIWVLAGEVYNLPPGAEPVVQTGQEIQPETVLSQTDLISEHGGLVRLSHGENHRGSREIKIITSSVLLDQAKVIKETLHGSEHYVLETRTGQRFALKVSPGSKVTHGTVVAELQDSQYRTQTGGIVRYGAGLETIRRGRGSKQGYEVTHGGTLLWIPEETHEVNKDISLLQVTAGESVEAGTEIVKDIFCQTSGVVEVVEKNDILREVVIKPGQVFLVDDPNLAMERHETLAQPGETVLTGVTATDLSLVEYVETPAGAALLLRPVVEYSIADEPAVPSQEAMHESGAGIRLRAVQRLSYKDGERVKSKDGVELLRTQLVLEIGEDAPQLAADIEFIPDAQDPTINRLQLVILESLVVRADEEADQIQGRTHTQILVQDGQTILPGSPVARTVMLSRTGGFVGRIVQEGGTTRKLVVVTSEDQFQVPLDGAKAQVRPGQMLRAGDELAPGVTTPESGQVVQVSQDHVTLRLARPYLASAGSTLHVAHGDLVQRNERLVTLVFERVKNSDIIQGLPRIEELLEARKPKDSCHLARRPGQVQVTRRPDDTYQIKIIASDGTVVNDITTDPGQNLVVTDGEMVQAGDPLTDGPVNPHELLELFFELYRETESPYEACRHSLEKVQTHLVNEVQGVYRNQGIEISDKHIEVVVRQMTAKVLVEDGGDTMRLPGEMMTLREIESLNNTVPGAPAQYSPKLMGITKAALNTDSFISAASFQETTKVLTEAAIEGRVDYLRGLKENVIIGRLIPAGTGFFAESSSGYRHRTVVDVPESEEEVLVLDEDMVDDSTDPRQVLLEAEDE; translated from the coding sequence ATGAACCAACCCGCCCCCCGCCCCCTGTTTCGCAACAAGGTGATCGGCAAAGGCCAGTTGAAGGAGTTGATTGGCTGGGCATTTAGCCGCTATGGCACCGCCCGCACCGCCCAGATGGCCGACTGTATCAAGAGCATGGGGTTCCGGTATGCCACCCAAGCCGGGGTGTCCATCAGCATTGACGACCTGCGGGTACCCCCCAGCAAGCCAGAACTGCTCCAACAGGCGGAGGAGACGATCCAAGCCACCAAGGAGCGGTACGACCGGGGGGAAATTACCAAGGTGGAACAGTTCCAAAAGGTGATTGACACCTGGAATGCCACCAGCGAAACCCTCAAGGATGACATGATGCGGAATTTTGAGCAGACCGACCCCCTCAACCCGGTGTACATGATGGCCACGTCCGGGGCCCGGGGGAATGTCTCCCAGGTGCGCCAACTGGTGGGGATGCGGGGGTTGATGGCCGACCCCAATGGGGAAATCATCGAGCAACCGATCAAGGCCAATTTCCGGGAGGGGTTGACCGTTACGGATTACATTATTTCCTCCTACGGGGCCCGCAAAGGTTTGGTGGATACGGCCCTGCGGACGGCGGACTCGGGTTATCTGACCCGCCGGTTGGTGGATGTGGCCCAGGACATGATCATCCGGGAGACGGATTGCGGCACCCAAAAAGGGGTGATGCTGCGGACCCTGCAGGTGGGGGAACGGCAAATTCCCCTGCGGGAACGGTTGGTGGGGCGGGTGGCCGCCCGGGATGTCCTGCATCCGCAAACCCAGGCAGTGCTGGTGGCCCGCAACCAGTGCATTGACCACGAGTTGGCGAAAGCGATTGTGAAAGCCGGGGTGACGGAGGTGATGGTGCGTTCCCCCTTGACCTGCGAAGCCAGCCATTCCATTTGCCAACACTGCTACGGCTGGAGTTTGGCCCACGGCCAGTTGGTGGATTTGGGGGAAGCGGTGGGGATCATCGCCGCCCAGTCCATTGGCGAACCCGGCACCCAGTTGACCATGCGGACTTTTCACACCGGCGGGGTGTTTACCGGGGATGTGGCGGAACTGACCCGGGCCCCCTTTGCGGGCGTGGTGGAACTGGGCAATGAGGTACCCACCCGGGCCCACCGTACCCGGCACGGGGAAGATGCGCTGGTGGCGGAAGGGGACATGGTGTTGCGGCTGGTGGGGGAGACGGAAACCCGGGAATTTACCCTGGCGAAGGGGAGTATTCTGTTAGTCCAACCGGGGGCCCAGGTACGCCCGGGGCAGGTCTTGGCGGAAAAACCCACCACGGGCCATACCCGCCGCACCACGGAAAAAGCCACCCGGGACGTGTCCACGGATATTCCCGGCGAGGTGTACTGTGCGGATTTGCAGGTGGAGGAAAAACAGGACCGCAGTGCGGGCAGTGACGGGCAGTCCGCCACGATTCGCAGTACCCAACGGGCGGGGCTGATCTGGGTGCTGGCGGGGGAAGTGTACAATTTGCCCCCAGGGGCGGAGCCGGTGGTGCAGACCGGGCAAGAAATCCAGCCGGAAACTGTCCTGTCCCAGACGGATTTGATCAGCGAACATGGGGGCTTGGTGCGCCTCAGCCACGGGGAAAACCACCGGGGCAGTCGGGAAATTAAAATCATCACTTCGTCGGTACTTTTGGATCAAGCCAAGGTGATCAAGGAAACCCTGCACGGGAGTGAACATTACGTCTTGGAAACCCGCACCGGCCAGCGGTTTGCCCTCAAGGTCAGCCCCGGCAGTAAAGTCACCCACGGGACGGTGGTGGCGGAATTGCAAGATAGCCAATACCGCACCCAAACCGGGGGAATTGTCCGCTATGGTGCCGGGCTGGAAACCATCCGCAGGGGGCGGGGGAGCAAACAGGGCTACGAAGTGACCCACGGGGGTACCCTGCTGTGGATTCCCGAAGAAACCCACGAGGTGAACAAGGATATTTCCCTCCTGCAGGTGACCGCCGGGGAATCGGTGGAAGCCGGGACGGAGATTGTCAAGGACATTTTCTGTCAAACCAGCGGGGTGGTGGAGGTAGTGGAAAAAAATGACATCCTGCGGGAGGTGGTGATCAAGCCGGGGCAGGTATTTTTGGTGGACGACCCGAACCTGGCGATGGAGCGGCATGAAACCCTGGCCCAGCCGGGGGAAACCGTCCTGACCGGGGTGACGGCGACCGACCTGAGCTTGGTGGAATATGTGGAAACCCCTGCGGGGGCGGCCCTCTTGTTGCGCCCGGTGGTGGAATATTCCATTGCCGACGAACCGGCGGTGCCCAGCCAGGAGGCCATGCACGAATCCGGGGCGGGGATTCGCCTGCGGGCGGTACAACGCTTGAGCTACAAGGATGGGGAGCGGGTGAAATCTAAAGACGGGGTGGAATTGCTCCGTACCCAACTGGTGCTGGAAATTGGCGAGGATGCCCCCCAATTGGCCGCAGACATTGAATTTATCCCGGACGCTCAGGACCCTACCATCAACCGCTTACAGTTGGTGATCCTGGAATCCCTGGTGGTGCGGGCGGACGAGGAAGCCGACCAAATCCAAGGCCGTACCCATACCCAAATTTTGGTGCAGGACGGCCAGACCATTCTGCCCGGTTCTCCCGTGGCACGCACGGTGATGCTCAGCCGCACCGGTGGCTTTGTCGGGCGGATCGTCCAGGAGGGGGGCACGACCCGCAAATTGGTGGTGGTCACCTCGGAAGACCAGTTCCAGGTACCCTTGGACGGGGCAAAAGCGCAGGTACGGCCAGGGCAAATGCTCCGGGCGGGGGATGAATTGGCCCCTGGGGTGACGACCCCCGAATCCGGGCAGGTGGTGCAGGTGAGCCAAGACCACGTTACCCTGCGGCTGGCCCGTCCCTACCTGGCCTCAGCCGGTTCGACCCTCCACGTCGCCCACGGGGATTTGGTGCAACGGAACGAGCGGCTGGTGACCCTGGTGTTTGAGCGGGTGAAAAACAGTGACATTATCCAGGGTCTGCCCCGGATTGAGGAACTGCTGGAAGCCCGCAAGCCCAAGGATTCCTGCCATCTGGCCCGCCGTCCCGGTCAGGTGCAGGTGACCCGCCGCCCGGATGACACCTATCAGATCAAGATCATCGCCAGCGATGGCACGGTGGTGAATGACATCACGACCGACCCGGGGCAAAACCTAGTGGTCACGGACGGGGAAATGGTGCAGGCGGGGGACCCCCTCACGGATGGCCCGGTCAACCCCCACGAACTGCTGGAGTTGTTTTTTGAACTCTACCGGGAAACCGAGTCTCCCTACGAAGCCTGCCGTCACAGTTTGGAAAAGGTGCAAACCCACCTGGTCAACGAGGTGCAGGGGGTGTACCGCAACCAGGGGATCGAAATTTCCGACAAGCACATTGAGGTGGTGGTGCGGCAGATGACCGCCAAGGTGCTGGTGGAGGACGGGGGCGACACCATGCGACTCCCTGGGGAAATGATGACCCTGCGGGAAATCGAAAGCCTGAACAACACGGTGCCGGGTGCCCCAGCGCAGTACAGCCCCAAGTTGATGGGGATCACCAAGGCGGCCCTGAACACGGATAGTTTCATTTCGGCGGCCAGCTTCCAGGAAACCACCAAGGTCCTCACCGAAGCGGCCATCGAAGGGCGGGTGGACTACCTGCGGGGGTTGAAAGAAAACGTGATCATCGGGCGGTTGATCCCGGCGGGGACGGGCTTTTTCGCCGAAAGCTCCAGCGGCTATCGCCATCGCACGGTGGTGGACGTGCCGGAGAGCGAAGAAGAAGTCCTGGTGCTGGACGAGGACATGGTAGACGACTCCACCGACCCCCGCCAAGTCCTGTTGGAAGCTGAAGACGAATAA
- the hpnA gene encoding hopanoid-associated sugar epimerase, with translation MAQALVTGATGFVGANLVRLLLQQGHRVRVLVRPQSSQRNLAGLAVECVTGDLFSPELPQYLQGCDVLFHVAAHYSLWQKDKDHLYQVNVLGTRQVLQAAQLAGVPRTVYTSSVAAIGVGAPGQAVDETHQSPVETLIGHYKKSKYWGEQEARRAAQSGQEVVIVNPTTPIGAWDGKPTPTGEIILRFLRGQMPAYVNTGLNFIPVQDVAWGHLLAWHKGQSGQRYILGHTNLSLQEFLQKLAHMTGLPVPRWQIPVQIPLAVAWVDEILLGTLGKKPSLALDGVRMAQQTMYYNAQRAVRELGLPQTDLDQAIREAVAWFRQEGMA, from the coding sequence ATGGCACAGGCGTTGGTGACTGGGGCAACCGGGTTTGTGGGGGCGAATCTAGTGCGGCTCCTGCTCCAACAGGGGCATCGGGTGCGGGTACTGGTGCGGCCCCAGAGTTCCCAGCGCAATCTGGCGGGGTTAGCCGTGGAGTGCGTAACCGGCGACCTGTTCAGCCCGGAATTGCCCCAGTACCTCCAGGGGTGCGACGTGCTGTTTCACGTGGCCGCCCACTATTCCCTCTGGCAAAAAGATAAAGATCACCTCTATCAGGTCAATGTCCTGGGCACCCGGCAGGTACTGCAAGCCGCCCAATTGGCAGGCGTACCCCGCACTGTTTACACCAGTTCCGTGGCGGCCATTGGGGTAGGGGCACCCGGACAGGCGGTGGACGAAACCCACCAAAGCCCGGTGGAGACGCTCATCGGCCATTACAAAAAGTCCAAATACTGGGGGGAACAGGAGGCCCGGCGGGCGGCGCAATCCGGGCAGGAGGTGGTGATTGTCAACCCCACCACGCCGATTGGGGCTTGGGATGGGAAACCGACCCCCACCGGGGAAATTATCCTGCGGTTTTTGCGGGGACAAATGCCAGCTTATGTGAATACGGGTTTGAACTTTATCCCGGTGCAGGACGTGGCTTGGGGGCATCTTTTGGCATGGCACAAAGGTCAATCCGGGCAACGTTATATCCTGGGGCACACGAATTTATCGTTACAGGAATTTTTACAAAAACTGGCACACATGACGGGCTTACCCGTTCCCCGCTGGCAGATTCCCGTGCAGATTCCCCTGGCGGTGGCCTGGGTGGATGAAATCCTGTTGGGTACCTTGGGGAAAAAGCCCAGCCTCGCTTTAGATGGGGTACGCATGGCGCAACAAACCATGTATTACAATGCCCAGCGGGCGGTACGGGAATTGGGGTTGCCGCAGACGGATTTAGACCAGGCAATTCGGGAAGCCGTCGCTTGGTTTCGGCAGGAGGGGATGGCCTGA
- the murG gene encoding undecaprenyldiphospho-muramoylpentapeptide beta-N-acetylglucosaminyltransferase, which translates to MPKLLIAASGTGGHLFPALAVAQALPTWQIEWLGVPERLEQQLVPSAYPLHRVRLSGLPGGLNRRTVQVLAELWTATWQVRRLLQAGGFDLVFTTGGYIAAPAILAARSLGRPVILHESNALPGKVTRWLGRWCAVVALGFAEAQAHLLRHKTVVVGTPVRPDFLEITALKENVATIPRDAFVILITGGSQGAVSLNQLVRPCVPAWVARGWWVVHQTGDQDPDYGSYQHPQYIERAFFPDMAAWMARAQVVVARAGAGTLSELALLGKPAILIPYPWAADNHQQYNADIFAKQGAAVVKRQSALTPTELDALLTELAGDTQRLSEMGQAMAALAVPDSAQRMAEVLASYPVQKS; encoded by the coding sequence ATGCCCAAATTGTTGATCGCCGCCAGTGGCACGGGTGGGCATCTCTTTCCGGCTCTGGCGGTCGCCCAGGCGTTACCCACCTGGCAGATCGAATGGCTGGGGGTGCCGGAGCGGTTGGAACAGCAACTGGTGCCCTCTGCTTATCCTTTGCATCGGGTGCGGTTGTCCGGGTTGCCGGGGGGACTGAATCGGCGCACCGTGCAGGTCTTGGCGGAATTGTGGACAGCCACCTGGCAGGTACGGCGGTTATTGCAAGCGGGGGGTTTTGACCTGGTGTTTACCACTGGGGGGTACATTGCCGCTCCGGCGATTTTGGCCGCCCGTTCCCTGGGCAGACCCGTGATTTTGCACGAATCGAATGCCCTCCCCGGCAAAGTCACTCGCTGGCTGGGGCGGTGGTGTGCGGTGGTAGCCCTGGGATTTGCCGAAGCCCAAGCCCATCTGCTCAGGCACAAAACCGTGGTGGTCGGCACGCCAGTCCGTCCCGATTTCCTAGAAATTACTGCTCTTAAAGAAAATGTAGCAACCATCCCCCGTGATGCGTTTGTCATCCTCATTACCGGGGGGAGCCAGGGAGCAGTGAGTTTGAACCAACTGGTGCGTCCCTGTGTCCCGGCCTGGGTGGCACGGGGTTGGTGGGTGGTGCATCAAACCGGCGACCAGGATCCGGACTACGGCAGTTACCAACATCCGCAGTACATCGAACGGGCGTTTTTCCCAGATATGGCGGCTTGGATGGCTCGGGCGCAGGTGGTGGTGGCTCGGGCGGGCGCAGGCACGTTGAGTGAATTAGCCCTGTTGGGAAAACCGGCGATTTTGATCCCCTACCCCTGGGCGGCGGACAATCATCAGCAGTACAATGCCGATATATTTGCCAAACAGGGAGCCGCAGTGGTCAAACGCCAATCGGCCTTAACTCCCACTGAATTAGATGCCTTGCTTACGGAACTGGCTGGGGACACACAACGGTTAAGCGAGATGGGGCAAGCGATGGCGGCCTTGGCCGTGCCGGACAGTGCCCAACGGATGGCGGAGGTGTTAGCTTCCTATCCCGTTCAGAAGTCTTAA